The following nucleotide sequence is from Pseudomonas sp. RC10.
ACCTGATGTGCCCGAGCAGCAACATGTTCAAGCGTGGCCAGTGCTGTCAGCAGCAATGCAGCAGTTGCCAGTCGTTTCGCAAAGGCCACGACGCCCGCTCGGCACAGGTCTCGACGGTGGTCGGGGTCAGCCAGTTCATCCTCGACAAGTTGCAGCAGCGCGGTTACTTCAACGAGGCCAAAGGTTACGTGGTGCACAACGCCAGTCCTTATGCTGCCGTGCGCAACGGATTGAGCCGGCAACGCCAGCTTGACCCGGTGATGAGGAAAGCCCCGCTGCGTTTCGGATACATGGGCACCCTGTCCGAGCAGAAAGGCGTACGCTGGCTCATCGAACAGTTTCAGCGCCTGCCGTTCGACGCGACGCTGCAGATCGCCGGACGTGGACAGGCCGGCGACGAAGCCGCCTTCAAGGCGCTGGCGACGTCGCCGAACATCAGTTTCGTCGGGTATCAGAAGCCCGAAGCGTTCTACAGCCAGATCGACGTGGCCGTGGTGCCCTCGTTGTGGAACGAGCCGTTCGGCATGGTCGCCGTCGAGGCCTGCGCCCACTCGGTGCCGGTGATCGCCAGCCGTATGGGTGGCTTGCCGGAAATCATTCAGGACCCGCTCAACGGTTTGCTGTGCAGCCCGAGCGATCCGGACTCTCTGGGCCACGCGATGCTCCGGCTGCATCAGCAACCTGATCTGTTGGCCCGCTTGAGCGACGAGGCGCGGGTCAGCGTGGCGTCGCTGCTGGACCTGGAGCTGATGCTGGACAGTTACGAAAGCATCTTCGCCCAGACTTTGCTGGACAACATTGCACAGCGAGACCCGACTGGATTGCCGCACCCTGTTTGAAAACCGTAGTCACGCGACTCCACCCGCCGACGGCCCGAGACCTACCTGAGCAAGCGCTCCGGACCGTGCCTCTTCATTGAGACAAACCATGCCCATCACGCACCTGACGAGGTTACGACGACCCCTTACGGTCCTGCTGCTGAGTTGGGGCATGTGCGGCGCAGTCCTTGCCGACGATTCCTTCATCATCGGGGTCGATACCCACCTGATGAACAAGAACACCTCGCCAGCCAAGGCGTTGCAACTGCTGCAGGCGGCGGGCGTGGATTCGGTGCGGGACGATGCCTACTGGTCCAGCGCCGAACCCCGACGAGGCTTGATGAAAATCGAGCCGTCATGGCAGACGTTTCTGAGCCAGGCCCAGGAAAATCGGCTACGGCCACTGCTGGTGTTGGGCTACGGCAACCCGTTTTACGACAACTACGCCAAGCCGCGAAAACCACTGGTGCGGGATGCCTATGGCAACTACGTGAGTTTCGTCACCCGTCAATTGGCGGACAGTGTGGATTTTTATGAAGTCTGGAACGAGTGGGACAAGGAGAACCCTGTCGATTCTGACTTCGCCAAGGATTACAGCGTGCTGGTGCAGGAAGCGGCCCGGCGCATTCGCACCAACCAGCGGCCGATGGTGATTCTCGCCGGGGCGGTGACCAGTCAGGGCATGGACCTGGGCTTCGCCGACCGGCTGGTGGAATCGGGAATTCTGAATGTCGTCGATGGTCTGTCGCTGCACCCGTACGTGCATTGCCGCGCGGATGAACGCAACACGCCGGAGAACTGGATCGCCTGGCTGCGACGGATCAGTGAAGACCTCAAGGACAAGACAAAGAACAAGACCGCCGTGCCGCTGTACCTGACCGAGATGGGCTGGCCCAGCAACGAAGGGCGCTGCGGTGGCGACGAGAAAACCCAGGCGGCATTTCTGGCGCGCAGCTTCTTCCTGGCGCAGACGATGCCGAACATCAAAGGGATGTGGTGGAACGGCTTGCTCAACGATGGGCCGGACGCCACGGACCCTGAACAGAATTTCGGGTTGCTGACGCAGGACCTGGGGGTCAAGCAGGCGTACCTGACGTTGAAGGCGATCAGCCCGACCTTGCATCAGTTTCGCTATGACGCGGAGAAGAGCCGGGAGATCGACTCGCAGTACCTGCTGAGGTTCGCCCGGGGCTCGGACCAGATCATGGTGGCGTGGACGGCAGGTTATCCGCGGTCAATCAAACTGGATTCGAGCAGCGTGTTGCACGGGAACGTGCAGTACATCGACACGCGAGAGCCGCAGAAAGGATTGGTCGACAGCGGCATACCGTGGAGTTGCAACGAGGGACGGTGTTCGGCGCAAGTGCCGATCGATGAGTTTCCCAAGATCATCACGCTGGGTACCCGCCCTGCCCTGTTTGCGTTGCCCTGATTCGTGACCTCGTTACAGGTCGCTCCCGGATTACCAACACACTGCTTGAAACGCAGATCCCCTGTGGGAGCGAATTCATTCGCGAGACGGTTGTACATCCGACAGAAATGTTTCGGATGTCCCGTCCTCTCGCGAATGAATTCGCTCCCACAGAAAGCTACCGCTCAGCCCGTCCATTCCGGATTGAGCTCAGGACTTACGACCCCTTCATCTTCTATCAGGTCGCCCACAATGATTGTGATCAATGCACGTTTTCTGACTCAGGAGTTGCGCGGCGTCCAACGCTTCGCGGAACAGACCTGTCTGGCCCTCAAACAGCTGCGTGACGACGTGGTTTTCGTCGCGCCTCACGGCATCAAAATGCACGACACGGCCCGCGCCCTCGACGTGCAGTGCATCGGCACCCACAGCGGTCATGTCTGGGAACAACTCGACCTGCCGCTGTACCTGCGTCGCAACGGCAACCCGCTGCTGATTTCCCTGTGCAGCACGGCGCCGCTGTTCTACGGCAACCAGATCGCGACCCACCACGACGTCACGTACGTGCGTCACCCTGAAAGCTACACCCGTGCCTTTCGCCTGCTGTACCGGACGATGACGCCGATCATGCTGTCGCGCATCAAGGCGCTGCTGACCGTCAGCAACTTTTCCAAGGGCGAGATTTCGCAGTTTTACAACTACCCGGAAAAGAAGATTTTCGTGGTGCCCAACGCGGTGAGCGAAGCGTTCCAGCCGGGGCCGCCGCTCAAGGATCACCCCGACTATCTGCTCGCTGTGTCCTCGCCCAGCGCGCACAAGAACTTCAGCCGGATGATTCAAGCGTTCCTGATGCTGCGCGACCACGACGACCTGCAACTGCACATCGTCGGTGGGGCGAGTGACGTGTTTGCCGATGACAATCTGCAACGCCTGGCCAGCCGCGACAAACGCATCCGTTTCCTCGGGCGGCTGAGCGACGACGAACTGATCAAGCAATACCAGGGCGCCACGGCCTTTGTGTTCCCTTCACTGTACGAAGGGTTCGGCATCCCGCCGCTGGAGGCGCAGGCCTGCGGCTGCCCGGTGCTGGCCGCCAACGCGGCATCGATTCCAGAAGTGCTGCAGGCCAGCGCGTTGTACTTCGACCCGATGGATGTCACGCACATGGCCTCGGCGATGGAACGCATTCTGGTGGACTTGCCGCTGCGCCAGTCGCTGCGACGACGCGGCCTGAACAACGTGGCGCGGTTTTCCTGGGACGAGTCGGCGCGGCGGGTGTCGCAGCGCATCGACACCCTGCTCAACCAGCCCAGGGACCGACGCACCAGCACCGGCAATGACGCCCTGCGTCGTGAATCGTCCAGCAAGCTCTGAGGCACGCCCATGAAACGTTTGGCCTATCTTGACGCGCTGCGCGGCATCGCGGCCCTGATGGTGGTGTTCACGCACCTCTATGCGCCGATCATCGGTCATGTCTGGGTCTTCGATTACCTGATCGACCCCGGCAAGCTGGGCGTGCTGTGGTTCTTCATGATCAGCGGCGTGGTCATCCCCTACAGCCTCAAGCCCGGTCCCGATGGCGCGCAGCGGTTTCTGATTTCACGCTTCATGCGGCTGTACCCGGCGTACTGGCTGTCGCTGCTGTTGTTCCTGGTGATGCTGAGACTGACCGACGCTCCGCTGCCCGCCCTCGCCCATATCATCGCCAACGTGACGATGGTGCAAGCGGCCCTGGGGTTCGATGACGTGGTGGGGTTGTACTGGACGCTGTTCATCGAGTTGGTGTTCTACGCCTTGTGCCTGGCGCTGTTCATCGGTGGCAAGCTGTACGACCAGACCTTCCGCACCCGTTGTTCGTTGCTGTTCTTGCTGATGGCCCTGGCCATGGCCGTGGTTCGCGCGGTGAGCGAGCGCAAATTGCCGGTGGCCCTGCCGCTGGCGTTGTCGCTGATGTTCTTCGGTTCGGTGTGGCGCCAGTGGCTGCTGGCCGAACACAGCAAAGAACTGACCCGCAACCTGAAAATGCTGTTGATTGCCTTCGCCGTGCTGCTGATGCCGACGCTGATCATGGCGTACAGCAAAGACATGGGCACCGGGGAAACATGGGGCCGTTACTGCTTCACCTACGCGCTGGCCATCAGCAGTTTTCTGTTGCTGACCCGCAGCGTGCGTCTGGACCACCCCGCGCTGGTGTGGTTGGGCGCGGTGAGTTACTCGCTGTACCTGCTTCACCCTTCAATGCTGATGCTGGCTGAGTTTCTTCTAAAGAGCAGCGGGGCTTCGGCGTTGACCCTTGCGGTCGTCGCCACCCTCCTGACCCTCGGGGCGTCTCATCTGTCTTTCCGCTACATCGAGACACCTTTTATCCAACTTGGAAAACGTCTCAATAATCGCAAGGCCAAGGCGCAAACCATCAGCGTCTGAAGCCGTGCATGCGCCAATGACAACCGCTCTGGGAAAACCTGCGCGAGCTTCGCTCGACGTAGCGGGTTTTCGTGAGCCGTTAATGCAGAGAATTCCAATGAAAATTGCAATCGTCCACGACTGGCTGGTGACGTACGCGGGTGCCGAAAGGGTTTTGGCCGCGCTCATCAATATCTGGCCCGAGGCGGATCTGTTTTCCGTCATCGATTTCCTCAGCGATCAGGACCGCGCCCATTTGGGCGGCAAGGTCGCCAAGACCACGTTCATTCAGCGTCTGCCCAAGGCGCGCACCAAATATCAGCGTTACTTGCCGCTGATGCCAATGGCCATCGAGCAACTGGACCTGTCCGGTTACGACCTGATCATCAGCAGCAGCCACGCAGTAGCCAAAGGCGTGCTGTGCGGCCCGGACCAATTGCACATCAGCTACGTGCACTCGCCCATCCGCTACGCCTGGGACTTGCAGCACCAGTACCTGAAAGAAGCCAACATGAACAGCGGCCTCAAGGGCAAGGTCGCACGGATGATCCTGCACTACATGCGGATGTGGGATCAGCGCACCTCCGCAGGAGTCGATGACTTCATCGCCAACTCGCACTTCATCGGCGCCCGAATCACCAAGTCCTACCGTCGCGAATCCACGGTGATCTACCCGCCTGTGGACACCAACGGTTTCACCCTGCAAGAGACCAAGCAGGATTACTACTTCACGGCGTCGCGCATGGTGCCCTACAAGCGCATGCCGATGATCATCGAAGCCTTCGCCGCCATGCCGGACAAGCGTCTGGTGGTGGTCGGAGACGGCCCGGAGATGGAAAAAGCCAAAGCCGTGGCGGCCCAAGCCCCTAACGTCACGCTGCTCGGTTATCAACCCTTCGCGGTGTTGCAGGAACACATGCGCAACGCCAAGGCCTTCGTGTTCGCCGCCGAGGAAGACTTCGGCATCAGCCCGGTGGAGGCGCAGGCCTGCGGCACGCCGGTCATCGCCTTCGGCAAGGGCGGCGTGCTGGAAACCGTCTGCGGGCTGGATCATCCGCAGCCGACCGGGGTGTTTTATCCGGAGCAGAGCGCCGCATCGTTGATGGAGGCGGTCGAGACCTTCGAAGCCTCCGGCGGGCGCATCACGGCACAGGCCTGTCGCATCAACGCCGAGCGGTTCAGCGAAGCCCGCTTCGAGCAGGAAATGCGTCAGTTCGTCGAGATGCGCTTGAGCGCCTCGCGCCAGGCCCGTCAGCCCGCGCAATACCGGGCCACGCAGCCAGCGCCGAGTCTTGTTACACCCAGTTTGTCTGCCTCAAGCCTGGTCCCTGGCGACCTCGCCGCCCGCGTTGTTCCGATTAAATCTGTCTGAGCGAGCACCGAACATGAGCACACCTCTTCGCGGCATCTTGCATGCTCATCAATCGTCCTTGTCTGTCGCCCACCGCCTGCTGGATCTGGCGGTGATTGCCATCGGCGGCTATTGCGTCAACCTCATCGCAGGCTCGGAGATGGACGCCGAAGCCTGGATGCAAATCCTGCTGGCGGCCGTGGCGTTCCACTGGCTCGCTGAGTACCACCAGCTCTACGGCTCGTGGCGCGGCGAACGCATCCTGCGCGAACTGCTGAAAGTGGCCAATTACTGGGGCTTGGCGTTCATCCTGTTGTTGACCGTGGATTACCTGCTGCTGCACCCGGCGAACCTGGCGAATAACAGCCAGATGGCGTGGTTCGCCACCGTCATGATGGCGCTGTGCGGTTATAGGCTGGCGATTCGCAGCGTACTGCACACCTTGCGCGCCCGCGGCTTCAACGCCCGCCGCGTGGCCATCGTCGGCACCGGCCATTGCGGCGAACGCCTGGCGATGTCCATCGAAAGCGCGCCTTGGATGGGCCTGGACCTGCTGGGTTTTTACGACGAGACCCCGGAGCAAATGGACCTCGCGCGGATCGGCCGGCGCATTCCGGTGCTGGGCGATCTGGATCAACTGATCGCCGATGCCCGCGACGGCAAGATCGACAAGGTCTACATCACCCTGACCCTTGGCGCCCAGGCGCGGCTTCAGGAATTGATCAAGGGCCTGAGCGACACCACCGCGTCGGTCTACGTGATCCCGGACGTGTTCATGTTCGAGCTGCTGCACGCCCGCACCGAAAGCATCAACGGCCTGCCGAGCATCAGCATTTTCGACTCGCCCATGGACGGCGCGTGGAGCGTGGTCAAGCGCATCGAGGACATCGTGTTGTCGAGCGTGATCCTCGGCATGATCGCCCTGCCGCTGATGCTGATCGCATTGGCCATCAAGTTCACCTCGCCGGGCCCTGTGCTGTTTCGCCAACGCCGCTACGGGCTGGACGGCCGACCGATCATGGTCTGGAAATTCCGCAGCATGAGCGTTCAGGAGAACGGCGACGTGGTCACCCAGGCCACGCGCAACGACAGCCGGATCACGCCGCTGGGCGCCTTCTTGCGTCGCACGTCGCTGGACGAGCTGCCGCAATTCTTCAACGTGCTGCGCGGCGACATGTCCATTGTCGGCCCGCGCCCCCACGCGGTGGCGCACAACGAGCAATACCGCACGCAGGTCTCGGGCTACATGCTGCGGCACAAGGTCAAGCCGGGCATCACCGGCTGGGCGCAAATCAACGGCTGGCGTGGCGAGACCGACACGCTGGACAAGATGCAGAAACGCGTGGAATTCGACCTGCAGTACATCGAGCACTGGTCGGTCTGGCTGGACATGAAAATCATCCTGCTGACGCTCTTCAAAGGCTTCGTCAACAAGAACGCATTTTAAAAAAAATCTGCCAATAAAAACGACGTGGCCGTCGCTGACGAGCGCGGCAGGAGGTGCATGGGTGTATGAAATAACGTGATCCGCTGTTCGGTGTGAGTAAGGGATGCAATGAAATCACTGCGGTGCCAGTACGCACCTATTAGGATTAGAAGGAACATTCATATGAAAGTAACGTTAGCGGTAGTGCTGCTTTCCAGTCTGGTTTTGCAAGGCTGCGCATTCGCCCCCGGTCAATACATGTCACTGAGCGATGTCACTGAAAAGGACCCTGACGGTCCGGCGGTCACGCTCGTCCAGATCACTCCGACGACCCTGGCCCAGCAGCAGAAAACGGCTGCTTCCCAGGCCAAGCCATTGCCACCTGAGTTGATGACCTACAAAACCCCTGAATACGTGGTCGGGCCGGGCGATGCCCTGCTGGTCACCGTGTTCGAACACCCTGAACTGACCGCCCCCGGCTCTCAGGAACAACTGGACGCCAACAGCCGCGAAGTGTTGAACGACGGCACGGTGTTCTTCCCGTATGTCGGTCGTATTCAAGCGGCGGGCAAGACCGTTTCGCAGATTCGCGAACAACTGCGCATGGGCTTGTTGCCGCAATACACCGAGGTCAAGGTGGACGTGAAAGTGCTGCGTTACAACAGCCAGCGCATCCTCCTGTCCGGTGCGTTCAAAGCGCCAGGACCACAACCGATCACCAACATCCCGTTGAGCCTGGTGCAAGCGATCAGCACCGCTGGCCTGGACCTGACCGACGCTAACCTCGCTGGCCTGACCTTGCGTCGTGACGGCAAGGACTACGTGATCGACGTCGATTCGCTGAACCGCAAGGATTCGCAGCTGAGCAAGATCTACCTCAAGGACGGCGACTACCTGCACCTGAACAGCAACTCGAAAAACAAGATCTACGTGTTGGGCGAGGTTCAGCGTCCACAGGTGATTTCGTTCAGCACCACCAGCGTGACCCTGCTTGAAGCCCTCGGCACGTCCGGCGGCCTGAGCCCGGACGCGGCGGACGGTGAGGCCGTTTACGTGATTCGGGCGCAGGACGCGACCCACTCGGCGACGGTGTATCACTTGAACGCGAAGAAACCGACCAGTTACGCGCTGGCCAAGGGTTTCGAGCTGGCGGCGCAAGACGTCGTGTTTGTCGGCCCGGCCAACATCACCCGGTGGAGCCGTTACGTGAGCCAGCTGTTGGGTTCGAACAACATCATCCAGACGGGTGCGATGTTCCGGAACTGACGGCAGCGGCAAGCGGCAAGCGGCAAGTTAGAAGCAAAAGCAAAGGCAAAAGCAAAAGCAAAAGCAAAAGCAAAAAAACAAAATCCTCGCGGTCGTTGGCTGCGGGGATTTTTTTTGCTCTGGATTTGGCGCTCACAAAACGCCCGAACGCCCGTGGACTTGTGGGAGACGCCGGAACTGAACTGCCCCCCAAAAGTTGGACAGTTTACGCCGCAGCCTGAGTCCTGTATTCAACAGGACTCAGGCCATTGAGTCTCAGCTTGATGCGGTCATGGTTGTAGTAATGAATGTACTCATCCAGGCCGACCTTCAATTCTTCCACACTCTCGAAACGCTTCAGGTAGAAAAACTCTGACTTCAGCGTGCCGAAAAAACTCTCCATCGCCGCATTATCCAGGCAATTGCCTTTGCGGGACATGCTCTGTTTCACACCTTTTTCGCTGAGTGCGTGGCGATAGCGTGGCTGTTGGTAGTGCCATCCCTGGTCCGAATGAACGACCAGTTTGGGCGCGTCTCCCAAGCAAGCCAACGCCTTGTCGAGCATGTTCCCCACCAACTCGTAGTAAGGCCGACTGGCTGTTTCGTACGCGATGATTTCGCCGTTGTACAAATCCATCACAGGAGACAAGTAGAGCTTCTGCTGACCCACTTTGAACTCGGTGACGTCGGTTACCCACTTCTGTTTTGGCCGGGGTGCATGAAAATTACGCTCCAGCAGGTTCGCGGCGATTTTGCCAACAGTCCCCCGGTAGGAACGGTATTTCTTGGGCCGTACGACCGATTGCAAACCCTGTTCGGCCATCAGCCGTTCGATGACCTTCTTGTTGACCAGCGTTCCTTCCTTTCTGAGCGCAAGCGCAATACGCCGATAGCCATACAGCCCTCTCTGCTTGTGATATTCCTGCTGCACCCGTTCCTTGAGCGCCGCATGCCGGTCCGGTTTCTGCTCAGCCTTGACCTGGTAATAGAAGGTGCTGCGTGCCAGCCCGACCAGCTCAAGGAGGTCGGGCAATGGGAATCGGTGCTTGAGTTTGCGGACGATCAGGACTTTTTCCCCCGTGTTCGCTCCTTTTCCTCGCGCAGGGCCTTGAGCTCCTTTAGGACAGCGTTCTCCATGCGCATGTACTCAAGTTCAGCCATCAACTGCTCTCGTGGCTTTTGTGCATCGTTGGTGTCGGTGGGTTTGGCGGGTTTGATTTTCATGGGCGTGTCGGCTGGCTGGATGGCAGTAGGGGTGACAGGACTGTCACTGTAATACTGGCGTTGCCAGATGCCTATCAGGGAGGACCGCCCAAGGTCAAAATGCGCAGCGGTCTGGCGTAGCGAAAGTCGATGCTCATGCATGTAGGTCAAGACTTGGCGCTTGAAATCCTCGCTGTACCGCCGCGCATACGACATTGGCTTGATGCTGTTGCCAGTCCGATAACTGGCGACCCAGCGTCGAAGGAGACTGAAGTCGATGCCAAAATGTCTGGCCACTGTTCGGAAGCCGTCGGTGCCGTTTAGGTAGGCGGTGACCGCCGTGAGCTTGAACTGCTCGGTGTACTTGACCATAGATCCCCCAGGGGTTGGATGGGTGTCCAACTTCTTGGGGGCAGTTCAAACTGTGGGAGACGCCGGAGGTTACGACGGCAGCGAAGGCGGTGTGTCAGATGTCGATGAGTTGCCTGACACACCGCTTTCGCTGCCGTCGTAACCTCCGGCGTCTCCCACAAGGATTGCATTCATCTGGCTGGCGGCGATGATGCCGAAACAAACGTCAAATGTTGCTATAGCAACACTCAATCAACACTTGCCGCTTCCCGCATCAGTTCATGCCATGAAGCGTTCCTGACCCAACTGTCGCGCCCCACCGGAATCATTGGGCAACACGTTCGTCGGCTACGCTGGCACGCATGCTGCTTTAAAACTGTCACAGGGTCTATCCGCCCACTCACTTTCGCGTTGCACGCGGCCTGTACGGTGCACGTTGCACCTCGGGTGACTGACCCCAAGGAATCTGAACATGTTGGTCGTTTCAATTTCAGGCAGCCCATCGACCCGGTCACGCTCGGGCGTGGTGCTGAAACACGCGGCACAGTGGCTGACCGATCACGGCGTCGGTGTGAAGCCTGTCCGCGTCCAGGACTTCAATGCCGAAGACCTGCTTTACGCACGCTTCGACAGCCCCGAAGTCATCGCCTTCATCGACGCTGTGGCCAAGGCCGATGGCCTGCTGATCGGCACGCCGGTGTACAAGGCCTCGTTTTCCGGCGCGTTGAAAACCCTGCTGGACTTGCTGCCGGAGCGCTCGCTGCACGGCAAAGTCGTCCTGCCCATCGCCACCGGTGGCAGCATCGCGCACATGCTGGCCGTGGATTACGCGCTGAAGCCCGTGCTCTCTGCGCTCAAATGCCAGGAAGTGCTGCACGGCGTGTTCGCCATCGACACCCAGATCAGCTACGGCGACAACGATCTCGGTGGGGACCTCGACGAACTGCTGACCCAGCGACTGCACGACGGGCTGGATCATTTCCTGCTGGGCCTGCAACACCGTACGAACGCGCGGCATAAAGAGGCGGGTGGGCATTTGAAGCTGGCGTTGTAAGCAGCTAAACGCATTTCCCTGTGGGAGCGAATTCATTCGCGATACGCCGGCACGCCCGATAAATCTCTATCGGATGTACCACCCTTTCGCGAATGAATTCGCTCCCACAGTTCATTCACCGTTTCATGTTCCGGACGGGGCGTCCGACAGACCGAATCAGTGCTCCAACAGCGGGTACAGCGACAACACCAACAACGCCGCCATTACCCCATTGAACACCCGCAACCACAGCGGATCTCGCAGCACGTTGCGCAACAGGCTGCCAAACCCCGCCCACATCCCCACCGCTGGCAGGTTGACGATGCCAAACACCAGCGCGATCACCGCAACGTTCGTGAAATAGCCATTCATGGGCGTGTACGTGCTGATCGCGCCGACCGCCATCACCCACGCCTTGGGATTGACCCACTGGAACGCTGCCGCGCCGAGGAAGCTCATCGGTTTGCCTTTGCCTGCATCGCTTTCGTTGGCGGGGCCTGAGGTCGCGATCTTGTACGCCAGGTACAACAGATATGCCGCGCCCGCGTAACGCAGCACGGTGTAGAGCACGGGATAAGCCTTGAACACTGCCCCCAGACCGAAGCCGACCGCCAGCACCATCAACGCGAAACCGCAGCTGATGCCGAGCATGTGGGGAATGGTGCGGTTGAAACCGAAGTTCACGCCCGAGGACAGCAGCATAGTGTTGTTGGGACCCGGTGTGATGGATGAAACGAGGGCGAACAGGATAAAGGCGAGCAGCAGGTCGGGAGTCAGCATGAGACGGGTCCAGTGTGTTGTTTTCTGCCTGCCACGCTAGCGAAAGCGAGGCGGGAAACACATGGACAGTAAGGCTGACTTTCGTCCGTACAGTTACTTTGCAGCACTTGGATCACGGCAACTGTATTGGCGTACAGCGTTCAGCCCTGACGAGCCTTGGAAGCCGTGCTGACCTCGG
It contains:
- a CDS encoding glycosyltransferase family 4 protein encodes the protein MKILFISSLYSPHIGGGAEVILQRTVEGLQQRGCQVSVLVTGPDTGLATETVNGVKVYRAGLHNFYWHFGAQRPGRLARLGWHLRDRYNGAMRRYVKDVISVEQPHLVVCHNLAGWSVSVWDEITAARLPIVQVLHDMYLMCPSSNMFKRGQCCQQQCSSCQSFRKGHDARSAQVSTVVGVSQFILDKLQQRGYFNEAKGYVVHNASPYAAVRNGLSRQRQLDPVMRKAPLRFGYMGTLSEQKGVRWLIEQFQRLPFDATLQIAGRGQAGDEAAFKALATSPNISFVGYQKPEAFYSQIDVAVVPSLWNEPFGMVAVEACAHSVPVIASRMGGLPEIIQDPLNGLLCSPSDPDSLGHAMLRLHQQPDLLARLSDEARVSVASLLDLELMLDSYESIFAQTLLDNIAQRDPTGLPHPV
- a CDS encoding glycosyltransferase family 1 protein, translating into MIVINARFLTQELRGVQRFAEQTCLALKQLRDDVVFVAPHGIKMHDTARALDVQCIGTHSGHVWEQLDLPLYLRRNGNPLLISLCSTAPLFYGNQIATHHDVTYVRHPESYTRAFRLLYRTMTPIMLSRIKALLTVSNFSKGEISQFYNYPEKKIFVVPNAVSEAFQPGPPLKDHPDYLLAVSSPSAHKNFSRMIQAFLMLRDHDDLQLHIVGGASDVFADDNLQRLASRDKRIRFLGRLSDDELIKQYQGATAFVFPSLYEGFGIPPLEAQACGCPVLAANAASIPEVLQASALYFDPMDVTHMASAMERILVDLPLRQSLRRRGLNNVARFSWDESARRVSQRIDTLLNQPRDRRTSTGNDALRRESSSKL
- a CDS encoding acyltransferase; its protein translation is MKRLAYLDALRGIAALMVVFTHLYAPIIGHVWVFDYLIDPGKLGVLWFFMISGVVIPYSLKPGPDGAQRFLISRFMRLYPAYWLSLLLFLVMLRLTDAPLPALAHIIANVTMVQAALGFDDVVGLYWTLFIELVFYALCLALFIGGKLYDQTFRTRCSLLFLLMALAMAVVRAVSERKLPVALPLALSLMFFGSVWRQWLLAEHSKELTRNLKMLLIAFAVLLMPTLIMAYSKDMGTGETWGRYCFTYALAISSFLLLTRSVRLDHPALVWLGAVSYSLYLLHPSMLMLAEFLLKSSGASALTLAVVATLLTLGASHLSFRYIETPFIQLGKRLNNRKAKAQTISV
- a CDS encoding glycosyltransferase family 4 protein, translating into MKIAIVHDWLVTYAGAERVLAALINIWPEADLFSVIDFLSDQDRAHLGGKVAKTTFIQRLPKARTKYQRYLPLMPMAIEQLDLSGYDLIISSSHAVAKGVLCGPDQLHISYVHSPIRYAWDLQHQYLKEANMNSGLKGKVARMILHYMRMWDQRTSAGVDDFIANSHFIGARITKSYRRESTVIYPPVDTNGFTLQETKQDYYFTASRMVPYKRMPMIIEAFAAMPDKRLVVVGDGPEMEKAKAVAAQAPNVTLLGYQPFAVLQEHMRNAKAFVFAAEEDFGISPVEAQACGTPVIAFGKGGVLETVCGLDHPQPTGVFYPEQSAASLMEAVETFEASGGRITAQACRINAERFSEARFEQEMRQFVEMRLSASRQARQPAQYRATQPAPSLVTPSLSASSLVPGDLAARVVPIKSV
- a CDS encoding undecaprenyl-phosphate glucose phosphotransferase; this encodes MSTPLRGILHAHQSSLSVAHRLLDLAVIAIGGYCVNLIAGSEMDAEAWMQILLAAVAFHWLAEYHQLYGSWRGERILRELLKVANYWGLAFILLLTVDYLLLHPANLANNSQMAWFATVMMALCGYRLAIRSVLHTLRARGFNARRVAIVGTGHCGERLAMSIESAPWMGLDLLGFYDETPEQMDLARIGRRIPVLGDLDQLIADARDGKIDKVYITLTLGAQARLQELIKGLSDTTASVYVIPDVFMFELLHARTESINGLPSISIFDSPMDGAWSVVKRIEDIVLSSVILGMIALPLMLIALAIKFTSPGPVLFRQRRYGLDGRPIMVWKFRSMSVQENGDVVTQATRNDSRITPLGAFLRRTSLDELPQFFNVLRGDMSIVGPRPHAVAHNEQYRTQVSGYMLRHKVKPGITGWAQINGWRGETDTLDKMQKRVEFDLQYIEHWSVWLDMKIILLTLFKGFVNKNAF
- a CDS encoding polysaccharide biosynthesis/export family protein: MKVTLAVVLLSSLVLQGCAFAPGQYMSLSDVTEKDPDGPAVTLVQITPTTLAQQQKTAASQAKPLPPELMTYKTPEYVVGPGDALLVTVFEHPELTAPGSQEQLDANSREVLNDGTVFFPYVGRIQAAGKTVSQIREQLRMGLLPQYTEVKVDVKVLRYNSQRILLSGAFKAPGPQPITNIPLSLVQAISTAGLDLTDANLAGLTLRRDGKDYVIDVDSLNRKDSQLSKIYLKDGDYLHLNSNSKNKIYVLGEVQRPQVISFSTTSVTLLEALGTSGGLSPDAADGEAVYVIRAQDATHSATVYHLNAKKPTSYALAKGFELAAQDVVFVGPANITRWSRYVSQLLGSNNIIQTGAMFRN
- a CDS encoding IS3 family transposase (programmed frameshift); this encodes MVKYTEQFKLTAVTAYLNGTDGFRTVARHFGIDFSLLRRWVASYRTGNSIKPMSYARRYSEDFKRQVLTYMHEHRLSLRQTAAHFDLGRSSLIGIWQRQYYSDSPVTPTAIQPADTPMKIKPAKPTDTNDAQKPREQLMAELEYMRMENAVLKELGPARGKGANTGEKVLIVRKLKHRFPLPDLLELVGLARSTFYYQVKAEQKPDRHAALKERVQQEYHKQRGLYGYRRIALALRKEGTLVNKKVIERLMAEQGLQSVVRPKKYRSYRGTVGKIAANLLERNFHAPRPKQKWVTDVTEFKVGQQKLYLSPVMDLYNGEIIAYETASRPYYELVGNMLDKALACLGDAPKLVVHSDQGWHYQQPRYRHALSEKGVKQSMSRKGNCLDNAAMESFFGTLKSEFFYLKRFESVEELKVGLDEYIHYYNHDRIKLRLNGLSPVEYRTQAAA
- the ssuE gene encoding NADPH-dependent FMN reductase encodes the protein MLVVSISGSPSTRSRSGVVLKHAAQWLTDHGVGVKPVRVQDFNAEDLLYARFDSPEVIAFIDAVAKADGLLIGTPVYKASFSGALKTLLDLLPERSLHGKVVLPIATGGSIAHMLAVDYALKPVLSALKCQEVLHGVFAIDTQISYGDNDLGGDLDELLTQRLHDGLDHFLLGLQHRTNARHKEAGGHLKLAL
- a CDS encoding LysE family translocator; amino-acid sequence: MLTPDLLLAFILFALVSSITPGPNNTMLLSSGVNFGFNRTIPHMLGISCGFALMVLAVGFGLGAVFKAYPVLYTVLRYAGAAYLLYLAYKIATSGPANESDAGKGKPMSFLGAAAFQWVNPKAWVMAVGAISTYTPMNGYFTNVAVIALVFGIVNLPAVGMWAGFGSLLRNVLRDPLWLRVFNGVMAALLVLSLYPLLEH